A window of the Cannabis sativa cultivar Pink pepper isolate KNU-18-1 chromosome X, ASM2916894v1, whole genome shotgun sequence genome harbors these coding sequences:
- the LOC133031853 gene encoding enhancer of mRNA-decapping protein 4-like gives MSSFKPILDFHYPFIYLKDDVRVQFFKHIADLSGKTNLTLLVLGFTVISGGKHAGNSLAIQKGFVKHTSATQQQFESTHSPLAAALRDAINSASTITRTLSGELADGQRKLMAFAAAGASSKGPNSLTTQLSNGPLSSVHEMAESPVDPIKELSRLIAERKFEEAFTGALHRSDVSIVSWLCS, from the exons ATGTCATCTTTCAAACCAATCCTCGATTTTCATTATCCATTTATTTACTTGAAAGATGATGTCAGAGTTCAATTCTTCAAACACATTGCTGATCTTTCTGGAAAAACCAATTTGACTCTTCTTGTCCTTGGTTTCACTGTTATAAGTGGAGGGAAACATGCTGGGAACAGTTTAGCAATTCAG AAAGGGTTTGTTAAACATACAAGTGCTACTCAGCAGCAATTTGAGTCCACACATTCTCCACTGGCTGCTGCTCTGAGGGATGCAATTAATTCAGCGTCAACGATCACTCGAACCTTAAGTGGAGAATTAGCTGATGGCCAACGTAAACTGATGGCGTTTGCAGCTGCAGGTGCTAGCTCAAAAGGACCAAATTCCTTGACAACACAGTTGAGCAATGGTCCGCTTTCTAGTGTACATGAAATGGCGgaatcacctgttgatcctattAAGGAATTATCAAGGCTGATCGCTGAGCGCAAATTTGAGGAAGCATTTACAGGAGCCCTCCACAGAAGTGATGTTTCCATAGTTTCTTGGTTGTGTTCTTAG